A stretch of Eubalaena glacialis isolate mEubGla1 chromosome 10, mEubGla1.1.hap2.+ XY, whole genome shotgun sequence DNA encodes these proteins:
- the AQP11 gene encoding aquaporin-11, translated as MTALRGLWPEMQDTCTSLGLMLSIVLFMGLARVVTRQQLNRPTAHAFVLEFLATFQLCFCTHELQVLSEQEPLHPTWPLTLTYFFSLVHGLTLVGTSSNPCGVMMQMMLGGMTAETGAMRLLAQLIGALCSRYCMGALWSLGLTKYHVSERSFACRNPIQVDLTKAVIIEAVSSFIFHSALLHFQEVRTKLRIHLLSALITFLVYAGGSLTGAVFNPALALSLHFKCFDEAFLQFFIVYWLAPSLGILLMILMFSFFLPWLYNNHTINKKE; from the exons ATGACGGCGCTGCGGGGGCTCTGGCCCGAGATGCAGGACACCTGTACCTCGCTGGGGCTGATGCTGTCGATCGTGCTGTTCATGGGGCTGGCCCGCGTGGTCACCCGGCAGCAGCTGAACAGGCCCACTGCCCACGCCTTCGTCTTGGAGTTTCTGGCCACGTTCCAGCTCTGCTTCTGCACCCATGAGCTGCAAGTGCTGAGCGAGCAGGAACCCCTGCACCCCACCTGGCCGCTGACGCTAACCTACTTCTTCTCGTTGGTGCATGGCCTGACTCTGGTGGGCACCTCCAGCAACCCATGCGGCGTGATGATGCAGATGATGCTGGGGGGAATGACCGCTGAGACGGGTGCGATGAGGCTGTTAGCTCAGCTGATTGGTGCCCTGTGCAGCAGGTACTGCATGGGCGCCCTGTGGAGCCTGGGACTGACCAAGTATCACGTCAGCGAGAGGAGCTTCGCTTGCAGGAATCCCATCCAAGTGGACTTGACCAAAGCGGTCATCATAGAGGCCGTCTCCTCCTTTATCTTCCACAGCGCTTTGCTGCACTTCCAGGAGGTCCGAACCAAGCTTCGTATCCACCTGCTGTCAGCACTCATCACCTTTTTGGTCTATGCAG GAGGAAGTCTAACAGGAGCTGTATTTAATCCAGCTTTGGCACTTTCACTACATTTCAAGTGTTTTGATGAAGCATTCCTTCAATTTTTTATAGTATATTGGCTGGCTCCTTCTTTAG gtATATTGCTGATGATTTTGATGTTCAGTTTTTTCCTTCCATGGCTGTATAACAACCATACAATTAATAAAAAGGAGTAA